A single region of the Raphanus sativus cultivar WK10039 chromosome 1, ASM80110v3, whole genome shotgun sequence genome encodes:
- the LOC130512731 gene encoding uncharacterized protein LOC130512731, with protein sequence MIDIETRLEGNPIYMTFVYGNPVVRYRDQVWERLSRMGTTRSGAWFMIGDFNEITGNSFSWVGKRRSGKVKCKLDRAVANEEWHALFSHSVVEFLQLWGSDHRPVLARIQTRIRKSTKNFRFDKRWIGRPGFKDAVTSGWGSFEEIPTRNFHQKITSCRKKICHWKKQNPTNSAILIKELKAKIDLAQDEDSTTSEELEALQRQLSMAFKEENTYWEQKSRNQWHKHGDRNTKFHHSTTKQRRAQNRVISIKDKNGKLVESEIEVENVAVQYFRDLFSTSLPTQIDTSLRFISEKVSSDDNRFLLEEPSEKEIKKALFDINPDKAPGPDGMTSKLFQKFWREMRQDIIRLVRDFFATGSFDPLINQTNICLIPKKKKPRDMTEFRPISLCNVSYKIISKLLCKRLKRVTPNLISETQSAFVAKRLITDNILIAQENFHALRTNQRCREDFMAIKTDMSKAYDRVEWSFLASLMIKMGFDERLVDLIMCCVTSVSYQVLINGQPKGRILPRRGLRQGDPLSPFLFIMCTEALISLLNGAEAENKLTGLRVSHASPRISHLLFADDSLFFCKAETSQCKEIIDNLEIYGNASGQRLNVAKSSMFFGNRVEPSRKQEIKNVLGFSTEGGMGMYLGLPEHIGGSKMKVFSFVQDRFNGRCYLLPQGITDKLKSTTSNFWWSSNQNSRGLHWIAWDEICTPKDSGGLGFRDFHDFNLALLAKQLWRLIHYPNSLIARVLKGRYYRHTSPLDEHQTYSPSYGWRSIMAARPLLTLGLRRTIGTGGDTRAWTDPWVPDIVARAPRPADHIVYRLPQLPVHAFIRNDTKEWNAQLLKEFFHQDDIPLILGLKLSHSDTPDGYIWNHTKSGVYSVKTGYDLLSSEKLNLTRGGATEPSLTGFQSHVWKIKAPNKIKHFLWQAISGCVATAERLTYRHLGTDRSCPRCAGPVESINHLLFECPPALQVWALSDYPSLPGYFPSTSIYQNLNFLFWKRKEVAPSRPQVDTFPWICWYIWKARNDKVFNGKDVSPVDTLRYAIVEADCWKKANEEKDEDDDYADPISPDTETVPPWIPRIPVCQIDASWINNGRVSGLGWCFKDGMDREHFGLRACHRSLSALHAEMEGLLWAATCLRDMRMRSVRFETDCRDLVEMMANPTDWPAFATNIEEFQRLQGDFEDVSISHIPRSRNERADALAKSARSRGYLFSHIDQTQTDGDTPRRIGSSALQLI encoded by the exons ATGATTGACATCGAGACACGACTTGAAGGAAATCCAATTTATATGACCTTCGTGTATGGTAACCCTGTAGTAAGATACCGCGACCAGGTTTGGGAACGGTTGTCTCGCATGGGTACTACACGGTCTGGTGCTTGGTTTATGATTGGAGATTTCAACGAAATTACAG GGAATTCATTTTCATGGGTGGGCAAGCGACGATCCGGGAAAGTAAAATGCAAACTCGATAGAGCAGTGGCGAACGAAGAATGGCATGCTTTATTTTCTCACTCAGTTGTAGAATTCCTACAATTATGGGGTTCGGATCACAGGCCAGTCCTTGCTCGAATTCAAACTAGGATCCGAAAATCTACAAAAAATTTCCGGTTTGACAAGAGATGGATTGGAAGACCAGGTTTCAAGGATGCAGTTACTTCGGGGTGGGGATCTTTTGAAGAAATTCCAACCAGGAATTTTCATCAAAAAATTACCTCATGCCGTAAGAAGATTTGCCACTGGAAAAAGCAAAATCCTACAAATTCTGCTATACTAATAAAAGAATTGAAGGCTAAAATTGACTTAGCACAAGACGAGGATTCCACCACGTCAGAGGAACTAGAGGCCCTGCAAAGACAGTTATCCATGGCCTTTAAAGAAGAAAATACCTACTGGGAACAAAAAAGCAGGAATCAATGGCATAAACATGGTGACAGAAATACAAAGTTTCATCACTCTACTACCAAACAAAGGAGAGCCCAAAACCGGGTCATTAGTATCAAAGATAAAAATGGAAAGCTGGTGGAGAGCGAAATCGAAGTTGAGAACGTAGCTGTTCAATACTTTCGAGATCTTTTCTCCACCTCTCTGCCAACACAGATTGATACTTCTCTTCGGTTTATTTCCGAAAAGGTGTCTAGTGATGACAACAGATTTCTATTAGAAGAACCCTcggaaaaagaaattaaaaaggCTCTCTTTGACATCAATCCGGATAAAGCACCAGGACCCGATGGCATGACTAGCAAACTCTTTCAGAAGTTTTGGCGAGAGATGCGGCAAGACATTATCCGTCTTGTCCGGGATTTCTTTGCCACAGGGAGTTTTGACCCTTTGATAAATCAGACAAACATTTGCCTcatcccaaaaaaaaagaaacctcgCGACATGACAGAATTCCGACCTATCAGCCTTTGCAATGTCAGCTATAAAATTATTTCCAAGCTTCTTTGCAAGAGACTCAAGAGGGTTACCCCGAATCTGATTTCGGAGACACAATCAGCCTTTGTGGCAAAGCGTTTGATCACTGATAATATTCTGATAGCACAAGAAAACTTCCACGCCTTACGAACGAACCAAAGGTGCCGTGAAGATTTTATGGCAATAAAAACAGACATGAGCAAAGCTTATGATCGAGTGGAATGGAGCTTCCTTGCCTCTTTAATGATAAAGATGGGCTTTGATGAAAGATTGGTTGATCTCATTATGTGTTGTGTCACATCGGTCTCATATCAAGTCTTAATCAACGGCCAACCGAAAGGAAGGATTCTACCTAGGAGAGGTCTAAGACAAGGAGACCCTCTCTCCCCGTTCTTGTTTATCATGTGTACGGAAGCCTTGATCTCACTTTTGAATGGAGCGGAAGCGGAAAATAAATTAACGGGACTGCGTGTTTCCCATGCAAGCCCAAGGATATCTCACCTTCTATTTGCGGATGACAGTCTCTTCTTTTGCAAGGCAGAGACGAGCCAATGCAAAGAGATTATAGACAATCTTGAAATTTATGGGAATGCATCAGGACAACGACTGAATGTGGCGAAATCTTCGATGTTTTTTGGGAACCGAGTGGAGCCCTCTCGGaagcaagaaataaaaaatgttcTAGGCTTCTCGACCGAAGGGGGTATGGGGATGTACCTTGGCTTACCAGAACATATCGGAGGTTCGAAGATGAAGGTTTTCTCCTTTGTACAAGACCGGTTCAATGGACGG TGTTACTTGCTTCCACAAGGCATTACCGACAAACTGAAGAGTACTACGTCAAATTTCTGGTGGAGCTCCAATCAGAACAGCAGAGGACTACATTGGATTGCATGGGACGAGATCTGTACCCCCAAAGATTCGGGGGGACTAGGTTTTCGCGATTTCCATGACTTCAACTTAGCGCTTCTTGCGAAACAATTATGGAGACTGATCCACTACCCAAATTCGTTGATAGCAAGGGTTTTAAAAGGGAGATACTACAGACATACCTCCCCACTTGATGAGCACCAGACTTACTCACCATCTTATGGATGGCGTAGTATCATGGCTGCAAGACCCCTTCTCACTTTGGGCCTACGAAGGACGATCGGCACGGGTGGTGACACCAGGGCTTGGACTGATCCTTGGGTCCCAGATATAGTTGCACGAGCACCTAGACCTGCTGATCATATTGTTTACAGACTGCCCCAGCTTCCTGTTCATGCCTTTATTAGGAATGATACCAAGGAGTGGAATGCACAGCTTTTAAAGGAATTTTTCCACCAAGATGACATACCTCTGATACTTGGTTTGAAACTTTCACACTCGGATACCCCCGATGGGTATATATGGAATCATACGAAATCCGGTGTTTATTCTGTTAAAACCGGATATGATCTTTTGAGTTCAGAAAAACTAAACCTTACACGAGGAGGAGCTACAGAACCGAGTCTAACGGGCTTTCAGAGCCATGTATGGAAGATTAAGGCTCCAAATAAAATCAAGCATTTCTTGTGGCAAGCGATCTCCGGCTGTGTGGCTACGGCGGAAAGACTCACTTATAGACACCTGGGCACCGATAGGAGTTGTCCTAGATGTGCTGGCCCAGTGGAGTCaattaatcatcttctttttgagtGCCCTCCCGCCCTTCAAGTTTGGGCTTTGTCGGACTATCCGTCCCTTCCGGGTTACTTCCCGAGTACATCTATCTACCAAAACTTAAACTTCCTTTTTTGGAAGCGAAAAGAGGTGGCTCCGTCGAGACCACAAGTCGATACCTTCCCATGGATCTGctggtacatttggaaggccAGAAACGATAAGGTTTTTAATGGAAAGGATGTCTCTCCTGTGGATACCCTTCGGTATGCTATTGTAGAGGCAGACTGTTGGAAGAAAGCCAACGAGGAGAAAGATGAGGACGACGACTATGCTGATCCGATATCCCCGGATACTGAGACGGTGCCTCCTTGGATACCCCGAATCCCTGTCTGCCAAATTGATGCCTCATGGATCAACAATGGCAGGGTCAGTGGCTTAGGATGGTGTTTTAAGGATGGAATGGACAGAGAACATTTTGGGTTACGTGCTTGTCATAGGAGTCTTTCGGCTCTCCATGCGGAGATGGAAGGATTACTATGGGCGGCCACCTGCCTGCGAGACATGAGGATGAGATCCGTACGGTTTGAAACGGATTGTAGGGACCTCGTGGAGATGATGGCCAACCCGACGGACTGGCCAGCCTTCGCGACTAACATAGAGGAATTCCAAAGACTCCAGGGAGACTTTGAGGATGTGAGTATCTCTCATATTCCGAGAAGTCGGAACGAGCGAGCGGATGCTCTAGCCAAGAGTGCACGGTCCAGAGGATACCTCTTTTCCCACATAGATCAGACCCAGACAGATGGAGATACTCCTAGGAGGATCGGCTCGTCTGCTCTCCAATTGATCTAG
- the LOC130494268 gene encoding pentatricopeptide repeat-containing protein At1g05600-like, which produces MSVRWPRVLTPTLLSQILKKQKSPVTALRLFDQAKERFPSYNGHNGSVYATMINILGKSNRIPEMTHVIEKMKEDSCECKDAVFASVIRTFSRAGRLEEAVALFKSLNEFNCVDWTLSFDTLLQEMVRESEYEAACEIFRKYCYGWEVSSRIRSLNLLMKVLCKVNRSDLASHVFQEMNYQGCYPDRDSYRILMRGFCLEGKLHEATHLLYSMFWRISQKGSGEDVVVYRMLLDALCDAGEVDEAVEILGKILRKGLKAPKRCYHRIEAGHWEGISESRERVKRLLTETLIRGAIPSLESYTAMATDLFEEGKLVEGEEVVIAMRRKGFEPTPFIYSAKVKALCKARKVEEAVSVINKEMVEGRCLPTVDVYNVLIKGLCNEKKSVEAVGYLKEMSRHVSCVANEETYQSLVDGLCGDGRFVEASQVMEEMLIKSFFPGVETYSVLINGLCAMNRRYEAVMWLEEMVSQDMVPESSVWNALAESVCSGDVDVNEILDHLVSSKC; this is translated from the coding sequence ATGAGCGTTAGATGGCCAAGAGTGTTGACGCCAACGCTCCTTTCTCAAATCCTAAAGAAGCAGAAGAGTCCCGTAACAGCGCTCCGTCTCTTCGACCAAGCCAAAGAGAGGTTCCCGAGCTACAACGGCCACAACGGCTCCGTGTACGCCACCATGATCAACATCCTCGGCAAGTCCAATCGTATACCGGAGATGACACACGTCAtagagaagatgaaggaagacTCTTGCGAGTGTAAAGACGCGGTTTTCGCATCGGTTATCAGAACCTTCTCCAGAGCTGGGAGGCTGGAGGAAGCCGTCGCTCTCTTCAAGAGCCTGAACGAGTTCAACTGCGTGGACTGGACACTTTCTTTCGACACCCTCTTGCAGGAGATGGTTAGAGAGTCTGAGTATGAAGCCGCTTGTGAGATATTCAGAAAGTATTGTTATGGATGGGAGGTGAGTTCTAGGATAAGGTCTTTGAATCTGCTTATGAAGGTTCTCTGCAAGGTCAACCGCTCTGACCTGGCGTCTCATGTTTTTCAAGAGATGAACTACCAGGGGTGTTATCCGGACAGAGACAGCTACAGGATTCTGATGAGAGGGTTTTGTCTCGAAGGGAAGCTTCACGAAGCGACGCATCTGTTGTATTCCATGTTCTGGAGGATCTCTCAGAAAGGCTCAGGCGAGGACGTTGTGGTTTATAGGATGTTGTTGGATGCGTTGTGCGATGCCGGGGAGGTTGATGAGGCTGTTGAGATTCTCGGTAAGATCTTGAGGAAAGGACTAAAGGCTCCTAAAAGATGTTACCATCGTATTGAAGCTGGCCATTGGGAAGGTATCAGTGAAAGTAGAGAACGTGTGAAACGTTTGTTAACCGAGACTTTGATCAGAGGCGCTATCCCCAGTCTGGAGAGCTATACCGCCATGGCTACCGATCTTTTCGAGGAAGGTAAGCTTGTTGAAGGTGAAGAAGTGGTTATTGCGATGCGGAGGAAAGGCTTTGAGCCAACTCCTTTTATCTATAGCGCCAAGGTGAAAGCACTGTGCAAAGCAAGGAAGGTTGAAGAAGCGGTTTCTGTTATCAACAAGGAGATGGTGGAAGGTCGTTGCCTTCCAACGGTTGATGTGTATAACGTTCTTATAAAAGGCTTATGCAACGAAAAGAAATCAGTAGAGGCTGTTGGATATCTGAAAGAAATGTCTAGGCATGTTTCTTGCGTAGCTAATGAAGAAACGTATCAAAGTCTAGTGGATGGTTTGTGTGGGGATGGTAGATTTGTGGAAGCGAGTCAGGTCATGGAAGAGATGTTGATTAAATCATTCTTCCCTGGTGTTGAAACTTACAGTGTGTTGATCAATGGTCTTTGTGCTATGAACCGGCGGTATGAAGCTGTGATGTGGTTGGAAGAAATGGTTAGTCAGGATATGGTGCCTGAATCTTCTGTGTGGAATGCTTTAGCTGAGTCTGTCTGCTCTGGTGACGTTGATGTTAATGAGATACTTGACCATCTAGTTAGTAGCAAATGTTAA
- the LOC108806969 gene encoding inactive glucose-1-phosphate adenylyltransferase small subunit 2, chloroplastic isoform X2, translated as MQIYSSSYSSSSTKLTNLRMIRSSSNHNPERHNYNLKQIFVPSSCPNLSVSNTQQLPLNQSVAAIVFGGGPDSELYPLTKTRSKGAIPIAANYRLIDSVISNCINSDITKIYAITQFNSTSLNSHLTKAYSGFGLGKDRFVEVIAAYQSLEDQGWFQGTADAIRRCLWVFEEFPVTEFLVLPGHHLYRMDYNTLIEDHRRSRADITIVGLSSVTDHDTGFGLMEVDSTNLVTKFTINPKKSQQDSISVESRTRSDGTSSCYVPSTGIYVIGREQMVKLLRQCLVKAKDMASEIIPGAISQGMKVKAHMFDGYWEDVKSVGAYYRANMESIKRFYDRQCPLYTMPRCLPPSSMGEAVITDSIIGDGCILDRCVIRGSVVGMRTRIADDVIVEDSIIIGSNIYEMEEDMRRKGKEKRTEIRIGIGEKSRIRRAIVDKNARIGQNVMIINKDNVEEGNREAEGYVIREGIIVILRNAVIPNDSII; from the exons ATGCAgatttattcttcttcttattcttcatcTTCCACTAAATTAACCAATCTTCGCATGATAAGATCGAGTAGCAATCATAACCCAGAGAGACATAACTATAACTTGAAGCAGATCTTTGTTCCAAGCTCATGTCCAAACCTTTCTGTTTCAAATACTCAACAGCTTCCTTTGAACCAAAGTGTTGCTGCCATTGTGTTCGGAGGAGGTCCAGACTCTGAGCTTTATCCACTCACTAAAACGAGATCCAAAGGTGCTATTCCCATTGCAGCAAACTACAGACTTATCGATTCAGTCATCAGCAACTGCATCAACAGTGATATCACAAAGATCTATGCAATCACTCAGTTTAATTCCACTTCCCTCAATTCACATCTCACTAAAGCTTACAGTGGATTCGGGCTCGGGAAAGACCGGTTCGTTGAAGTCATTGCTGCTTATCAGAGCCTTGAAGATCAAGGATGGTTTCAG GGAACTGCTGACGCGATTAGAAGGTGCTTGTGGGTATTCGAAGAGTTCCCAGTGACTGAGTTCTTGGTTCTTCCAGGACATCATCTCTATAGAATGGACTACAATACGCTAATAGAAGATCATAGAAGAAGCAGAGCTGATATAACCATTGTTGGGTTAAGCTCAGTTACAGACCATGACACTGGTTTCGGTTTGATGGAAGTTGATTCCACTAATCTCGTCACTAAGTTCACCATAAATCCCAAGAAATCTCAACAAGATTCGATCTCC GTTGAGAGCAGAACAAGAAGTGATGGAACTTCTTCTTGCTATGTTCCAAGCACAGGGATTTACGTGATCGGTCGAGAACAGATGGTGAAGCTTCTGAGACAATGTTTGGTTAAAGCCAAAGACATGGCCAGCGAAATCATTCCCGGTGCGATCTCTCAAGGAATGAAG GTGAAAGCTCATATGTTTGATGGTTATTGGGAAGATGTGAAGAGCGTTGGAGCTTACTATAGAGCTAACATGGAGAGCATTAAGAG ATTCTACGACAGACAATGTCCTCTTTACACAATGCCACGGTGTTTGCCTCCAAGCTCCATGGGTGAAGCTGTAATAACCGACAGTATTATCGGAGACGGGTGCATTCTCGAT AGATGTGTCATCAGAGGATCGGTGGTGGGAATGAGAACAAGAATCGCAGATGATGTGATTGTAGAAGATTCAATCATCATTGGTTCTAACATCTATGAG ATGGAAGAAGATATGAGAAGAAAAGGGAAGGAGAAGAGGACAGAGATTCGAATAGGGATTGGTGAAAAGAGTCGAATAAGAAGAGCCATTGTAGATAAGAATGCAAGGATTGGTCAAAACGTTATG ATTATCAACAAAGACAACGTTGAGGAAGGTAACAGAGAGGCTGAAGGATATGTTATAAGAGAAGGAATCATTGTCATACTTCGAAATGCAGTGATCCCAAACGACTCCATCAtctaa
- the LOC108806969 gene encoding inactive glucose-1-phosphate adenylyltransferase small subunit 2, chloroplastic isoform X1 produces the protein MQIYSSSYSSSSTKLTNLRMIRSSSNHNPERHNYNLKQIFVPSSCPNLSVSNTQQLPLNQSVAAIVFGGGPDSELYPLTKTRSKGAIPIAANYRLIDSVISNCINSDITKIYAITQFNSTSLNSHLTKAYSGFGLGKDRFVEVIAAYQSLEDQGWFQGTADAIRRCLWVFEEFPVTEFLVLPGHHLYRMDYNTLIEDHRRSRADITIVGLSSVTDHDTGFGLMEVDSTNLVTKFTINPKKSQQDSISVESRTRSDGTSSCYVPSTGIYVIGREQMVKLLRQCLVKAKDMASEIIPGAISQGMKVKAHMFDGYWEDVKSVGAYYRANMESIKSCRFYDRQCPLYTMPRCLPPSSMGEAVITDSIIGDGCILDRCVIRGSVVGMRTRIADDVIVEDSIIIGSNIYEMEEDMRRKGKEKRTEIRIGIGEKSRIRRAIVDKNARIGQNVMIINKDNVEEGNREAEGYVIREGIIVILRNAVIPNDSII, from the exons ATGCAgatttattcttcttcttattcttcatcTTCCACTAAATTAACCAATCTTCGCATGATAAGATCGAGTAGCAATCATAACCCAGAGAGACATAACTATAACTTGAAGCAGATCTTTGTTCCAAGCTCATGTCCAAACCTTTCTGTTTCAAATACTCAACAGCTTCCTTTGAACCAAAGTGTTGCTGCCATTGTGTTCGGAGGAGGTCCAGACTCTGAGCTTTATCCACTCACTAAAACGAGATCCAAAGGTGCTATTCCCATTGCAGCAAACTACAGACTTATCGATTCAGTCATCAGCAACTGCATCAACAGTGATATCACAAAGATCTATGCAATCACTCAGTTTAATTCCACTTCCCTCAATTCACATCTCACTAAAGCTTACAGTGGATTCGGGCTCGGGAAAGACCGGTTCGTTGAAGTCATTGCTGCTTATCAGAGCCTTGAAGATCAAGGATGGTTTCAG GGAACTGCTGACGCGATTAGAAGGTGCTTGTGGGTATTCGAAGAGTTCCCAGTGACTGAGTTCTTGGTTCTTCCAGGACATCATCTCTATAGAATGGACTACAATACGCTAATAGAAGATCATAGAAGAAGCAGAGCTGATATAACCATTGTTGGGTTAAGCTCAGTTACAGACCATGACACTGGTTTCGGTTTGATGGAAGTTGATTCCACTAATCTCGTCACTAAGTTCACCATAAATCCCAAGAAATCTCAACAAGATTCGATCTCC GTTGAGAGCAGAACAAGAAGTGATGGAACTTCTTCTTGCTATGTTCCAAGCACAGGGATTTACGTGATCGGTCGAGAACAGATGGTGAAGCTTCTGAGACAATGTTTGGTTAAAGCCAAAGACATGGCCAGCGAAATCATTCCCGGTGCGATCTCTCAAGGAATGAAG GTGAAAGCTCATATGTTTGATGGTTATTGGGAAGATGTGAAGAGCGTTGGAGCTTACTATAGAGCTAACATGGAGAGCATTAAGAG TTGCAGATTCTACGACAGACAATGTCCTCTTTACACAATGCCACGGTGTTTGCCTCCAAGCTCCATGGGTGAAGCTGTAATAACCGACAGTATTATCGGAGACGGGTGCATTCTCGAT AGATGTGTCATCAGAGGATCGGTGGTGGGAATGAGAACAAGAATCGCAGATGATGTGATTGTAGAAGATTCAATCATCATTGGTTCTAACATCTATGAG ATGGAAGAAGATATGAGAAGAAAAGGGAAGGAGAAGAGGACAGAGATTCGAATAGGGATTGGTGAAAAGAGTCGAATAAGAAGAGCCATTGTAGATAAGAATGCAAGGATTGGTCAAAACGTTATG ATTATCAACAAAGACAACGTTGAGGAAGGTAACAGAGAGGCTGAAGGATATGTTATAAGAGAAGGAATCATTGTCATACTTCGAAATGCAGTGATCCCAAACGACTCCATCAtctaa